One window of the Haloarcula halobia genome contains the following:
- a CDS encoding MBL fold metallo-hydrolase, translated as MATNAPTPPAEPAGLSAADLKRRLDAGEPIRLLDVRDREEYEQWHIDGPTVTATQVPFTRVLQAKVTGDVDALLAGLESEGEGEGEGEGEGEGPIVTVCAEGEASEFAAGLLVDHGVEARNLDGGMEGWARLYEAHEVPCEAATVVQYQRPSSGCLSYLVVADGEAAVVDPLRAFADRYVDDAAARDATLRYAVDTHVHADHVSGLQRLAAEGVEPVLPARANERGLAYAVTELDDGTAVTVGDATLTAVALPGHTTEMTGFRVGEVLLTGDSLFLESVARPDLEAGDEGAPALARDLHETLTDRLATLPDDTLVAPGHYDDRTEPAADGTYTARLGDLRDRLPAFELDTEAFVDDVTGDIPPRPANFERIIAVNLGRETVAETEAFELELGPNNCAATPLENV; from the coding sequence ATGGCCACCAACGCACCGACTCCGCCGGCCGAACCGGCGGGGCTGTCGGCAGCGGACCTGAAACGGCGACTCGACGCCGGCGAGCCCATCCGCTTACTCGACGTCCGCGACCGGGAGGAGTACGAACAGTGGCACATCGACGGCCCGACGGTCACCGCGACACAGGTCCCGTTCACCCGGGTCCTCCAGGCCAAGGTCACCGGCGACGTCGACGCGCTGCTGGCGGGCCTCGAGAGCGAGGGCGAGGGCGAGGGCGAGGGCGAGGGCGAGGGCGAGGGCCCCATCGTCACGGTCTGTGCCGAGGGCGAGGCCAGCGAGTTCGCAGCGGGCCTGCTGGTCGACCACGGCGTCGAAGCCCGGAACTTAGACGGCGGGATGGAGGGGTGGGCGCGACTCTACGAGGCCCACGAGGTCCCGTGCGAGGCGGCCACCGTGGTCCAGTACCAGCGGCCGTCGTCCGGGTGTCTGAGTTACCTGGTCGTCGCCGATGGCGAGGCCGCCGTCGTCGACCCGCTCCGGGCGTTCGCCGACCGCTACGTCGACGACGCCGCCGCCCGGGACGCGACGCTCCGCTACGCCGTCGACACGCACGTCCACGCCGACCACGTCAGCGGCCTCCAGCGACTCGCCGCCGAGGGCGTCGAACCTGTGTTGCCCGCACGCGCAAACGAGCGAGGCCTCGCCTACGCGGTGACCGAACTCGACGACGGCACGGCCGTGACTGTCGGGGACGCGACGCTCACGGCCGTCGCGCTCCCCGGCCACACCACCGAGATGACGGGGTTCCGCGTCGGCGAGGTGTTGCTGACCGGCGACAGCCTCTTCCTCGAGAGCGTCGCCCGCCCGGACCTCGAGGCCGGCGACGAGGGCGCCCCGGCGCTGGCCAGGGACCTCCACGAGACGCTCACCGATCGACTCGCCACGCTGCCCGACGACACGCTGGTCGCACCGGGCCACTACGACGACCGGACCGAGCCCGCCGCCGACGGGACCTACACCGCGCGCCTGGGCGACCTCAGGGACCGCCTGCCCGCGTTCGAGCTGGACACCGAGGCGTTCGTCGACGACGTCACCGGCGACATCCCGCCGCGGCCGGCCAACTTCGAGCGCATCATCGCGGTCAACCTCGGCCGGGAGACCGTCGCGGAGACTGAAGCGTTCGAGCTCGAACTCGGGCCGAACAACTGCGCGGCGACGCCGCTCGAGAACGTCTGA
- a CDS encoding DUF7093 family protein, whose amino-acid sequence MGLKCSVFGHKYGEATVERDREEQGSEVVITIREEETCERCGNTRVVSENKEVTSIETPADIAGDVVEAQTAANDADEETDTEAENDEAVTPVFEEERGGEGVGPVDPSAEDAEIMDDSDDGVASGDAELDAPTTDVDVPDAESDVTAETEPGEDDGVIIDGDDEESTGDDRAPGEWPEEPGDDEDDWKPETVLGDDTDEAAEEPDVEPVTKSAVTVPEGEFYCEECGFSTPVESSSLREGDFCPECHKGALVHTAGE is encoded by the coding sequence ATGGGTCTCAAATGCTCCGTCTTCGGGCACAAGTACGGCGAGGCCACCGTCGAGCGCGACCGTGAGGAACAGGGCAGCGAAGTCGTCATCACCATCCGTGAGGAGGAGACGTGCGAGCGGTGTGGCAACACGCGGGTCGTCTCCGAGAACAAGGAAGTGACGTCGATAGAGACGCCCGCCGACATCGCCGGTGACGTCGTGGAAGCACAGACAGCGGCGAACGACGCGGACGAGGAAACAGACACCGAAGCAGAGAACGACGAGGCCGTGACGCCGGTCTTCGAAGAGGAGCGTGGCGGGGAGGGCGTCGGCCCGGTCGACCCGTCGGCCGAGGACGCCGAAATCATGGACGACAGCGACGACGGCGTCGCGAGCGGCGACGCCGAACTCGACGCGCCGACCACGGACGTCGACGTGCCCGACGCGGAGAGCGACGTGACCGCCGAGACCGAACCCGGGGAAGACGACGGCGTCATCATCGACGGGGACGACGAGGAGTCGACCGGCGACGACCGCGCGCCGGGCGAGTGGCCCGAGGAACCGGGGGACGACGAGGACGACTGGAAGCCCGAGACGGTGCTCGGCGACGACACCGACGAGGCGGCCGAGGAGCCAGACGTCGAACCGGTCACCAAGAGCGCCGTGACCGTCCCGGAGGGGGAGTTCTACTGCGAGGAGTGTGGGTTCTCGACCCCCGTCGAGTCCTCGTCGCTCCGTGAGGGCGACTTCTGTCCGGAGTGTCACAAAGGTGCGCTGGTCCATACCGCCGGCGAGTGA
- a CDS encoding DUF5611 family protein gives MREYKMRRGEHLEDRVPDMEAFVEEYFGEITDTEDYEGNDLHVVDEPKNPVFERVVAGTVGYGSKKDKLALHIDEKPAEQVIAEGHVDAAEDAVAAKNDFLEEATGRDAKARRDSLKRAVEDDPDAPDNV, from the coding sequence ATGCGAGAGTACAAAATGCGTCGGGGCGAGCATCTCGAAGACCGCGTCCCGGACATGGAGGCGTTCGTCGAGGAGTACTTCGGGGAGATCACCGACACCGAGGACTACGAGGGGAACGACCTCCATGTCGTCGACGAACCGAAAAATCCCGTGTTCGAACGCGTCGTGGCCGGCACCGTCGGCTACGGGAGCAAGAAGGACAAGCTCGCACTCCACATCGACGAGAAGCCCGCCGAGCAGGTCATCGCCGAGGGGCACGTCGACGCCGCCGAAGACGCCGTCGCGGCGAAAAACGACTTCCTCGAGGAGGCGACCGGCCGCGACGCGAAGGCCCGGCGTGACTCCCTGAAGCGGGCCGTCGAGGACGACCCCGACGCGCCCGACAACGTCTGA
- a CDS encoding DUF6432 family protein, which produces MRAKREYRDRDDTEVAVLDALADRHQEGMTVFELRSRADVSIDQIEDALAALKADDLIEVEDNGERTVILPHEDVVGADQPDDEESLLDQLRRRLPL; this is translated from the coding sequence ATGAGAGCGAAGCGGGAGTACCGTGACCGAGACGATACCGAAGTTGCGGTGCTCGACGCCCTCGCGGACCGCCACCAGGAGGGGATGACGGTGTTCGAACTCCGGTCGCGCGCGGACGTCAGCATCGACCAGATCGAAGACGCGCTGGCCGCTCTCAAGGCGGACGACCTCATCGAGGTGGAGGACAACGGCGAGCGGACGGTCATCCTCCCACACGAGGACGTGGTCGGGGCTGACCAGCCGGACGACGAGGAGTCACTGCTCGACCAGTTGCGCAGGCGACTCCCGCTGTGA
- a CDS encoding RNB domain-containing ribonuclease: MTTEDAQAAAGTAEGQGPVEIDEEMARHLANKREELFEKFGIRDEFPPEVLEEAEARTEDVQQEIQDELDEREDLRAMTTWTTDPVDAQDFDDAISVEERDDEYVLWVHIADVTHYVHPESAMWAEAVERGNTVYLPAYTIHMLPPVLAETVCSLVPNEDRLAHTVEMHLDKETLSYEDIDIYKSVIESDARLTYTQAERLLDDPNSADDLLEDQRVDLAERTELVWELADRMHEQRKEDGSLVLNPARDRAHTIIEECMLKANKAVTHELMWDRGVEAMYRVHPQPSPEEWDEALVEIQELDGVSIPGSAWDDPRKAVNATLEQAPKRQLSKIQWAVMKVMPRAKYMNDPFGGHHALNFEIYGHFTSPIRRLSDLINHWIVYTNDVPEDLVALCDRASDRQKDAEQCEREYKQFLEEVGLDPSAVNNRGLEVVDDED; this comes from the coding sequence ATGACTACCGAGGACGCACAGGCGGCGGCCGGGACCGCGGAGGGGCAGGGCCCCGTCGAGATCGACGAGGAGATGGCCCGCCACCTGGCCAACAAGCGCGAGGAGTTGTTCGAGAAGTTCGGCATCCGCGACGAGTTTCCGCCGGAGGTGCTAGAGGAGGCCGAGGCCCGGACCGAGGACGTCCAGCAGGAGATACAGGACGAACTCGACGAGCGCGAGGATCTCCGGGCGATGACGACGTGGACGACCGACCCCGTCGACGCCCAGGACTTCGACGACGCCATCTCCGTCGAGGAGCGCGACGACGAGTACGTCCTCTGGGTCCACATCGCCGACGTGACCCACTACGTCCACCCGGAGTCGGCGATGTGGGCCGAGGCCGTCGAGCGCGGGAACACGGTGTACCTGCCGGCCTACACCATCCACATGCTCCCGCCGGTGCTGGCAGAGACGGTCTGTTCGCTGGTCCCCAACGAGGACCGCCTCGCTCACACCGTCGAGATGCACCTCGACAAGGAGACGCTGAGCTACGAGGACATCGACATCTACAAGTCCGTCATCGAGAGCGACGCCCGCCTGACCTACACGCAGGCCGAGCGCCTGCTGGACGATCCCAACAGCGCCGACGACCTGCTGGAAGACCAGCGCGTCGACCTCGCCGAGAGGACCGAGCTCGTCTGGGAACTGGCCGACCGGATGCACGAACAGCGCAAGGAGGACGGGTCGCTCGTGCTCAACCCCGCGCGCGATCGCGCACACACGATCATCGAAGAGTGCATGCTGAAGGCGAACAAGGCCGTCACCCACGAGCTGATGTGGGACCGCGGGGTCGAAGCGATGTACCGTGTCCACCCGCAACCGAGTCCCGAGGAGTGGGACGAGGCGCTCGTCGAGATACAGGAGCTCGACGGCGTCTCCATCCCCGGGTCGGCGTGGGACGACCCCCGGAAGGCGGTCAACGCCACGCTCGAACAGGCCCCCAAGCGCCAGCTGAGCAAGATTCAGTGGGCCGTGATGAAGGTCATGCCCCGCGCGAAGTACATGAACGACCCCTTCGGCGGCCACCACGCGCTGAACTTCGAGATATACGGCCACTTCACCTCGCCCATCCGTCGCCTGTCGGACCTCATCAACCACTGGATCGTCTACACCAACGACGTCCCCGAGGACCTCGTGGCGCTGTGTGACCGTGCGAGCGACCGACAGAAAGACGCCGAGCAGTGCGAGCGCGAGTACAAGCAGTTCCTAGAGGAGGTCGGCCTCGACCCGTCGGCGGTGAACAACCGCGGCCTCGAAGTCGTCGACGACGAGGACTGA
- a CDS encoding ABC transporter ATP-binding protein, producing the protein MTAPAIRARELVKRYGDVTALDGLDLTVERGEFFGLLGPNGAGKTTFINTLVGLAHSDGGAAEVFGFDVEADYREARDRIGLAPQEFNVDRFFPIIEVLEHKAGYHGIGRREARQRAEEALQTVGIWDKRDTRFDWLSGGMKRRFVLARALVSDPDLLILDEPTAGVDVQLRHDLWDIINRMNDSGTTILLTTHYIEEAERLCDRVAIMDDGRKVDVATPDELMSRGTDTIELGLADPPRTAPRLDVEGVTDVAVTDEGLSVTAMGGSQTAPALMRALEREGHTVTSLDIRRASLEEVFVNMTRDEREYQEVSA; encoded by the coding sequence ATGACAGCGCCCGCCATCCGTGCCCGGGAGTTGGTGAAACGCTACGGCGACGTGACGGCCCTCGACGGCCTGGACCTGACCGTCGAGCGAGGCGAGTTCTTCGGCCTGCTCGGTCCCAACGGGGCCGGCAAGACGACGTTCATCAACACGCTCGTCGGTCTGGCCCACAGCGACGGCGGGGCCGCGGAGGTCTTCGGGTTCGACGTCGAGGCCGACTACCGCGAGGCCCGCGACCGCATCGGCCTGGCCCCCCAGGAGTTCAACGTCGACCGATTCTTCCCCATCATCGAGGTCCTCGAACACAAGGCGGGCTACCACGGCATCGGACGCCGCGAGGCCCGACAGCGGGCCGAGGAGGCACTGCAGACCGTCGGCATCTGGGACAAACGCGACACCCGTTTCGACTGGCTCTCGGGCGGGATGAAGCGGCGCTTCGTCCTCGCGCGGGCGCTGGTCTCGGACCCGGACCTGCTCATCCTCGACGAGCCGACCGCCGGCGTCGACGTCCAGTTGCGCCACGACCTCTGGGACATCATCAACCGGATGAACGACTCGGGGACGACCATCCTGCTGACGACCCACTACATCGAGGAGGCCGAACGCCTCTGTGACCGCGTCGCCATCATGGACGACGGACGGAAGGTCGACGTCGCCACGCCGGACGAACTGATGTCACGCGGGACCGACACCATCGAACTCGGTCTGGCGGACCCGCCCCGGACCGCGCCCCGCCTCGACGTCGAGGGCGTCACCGACGTCGCGGTTACCGACGAGGGGCTCAGCGTGACCGCGATGGGCGGCAGCCAGACCGCGCCAGCACTCATGCGGGCGCTCGAACGCGAGGGCCACACCGTCACGTCCCTGGACATCCGCCGGGCCTCCCTCGAAGAGGTGTTCGTCAACATGACCCGCGACGAACGGGAGTACCAGGAGGTGTCGGCGTGA
- a CDS encoding DUF7562 family protein, producing MFGSRARRETVTCIACGETVSRSDAREYDKYGDRWDRTDKEFEYVCKACFGDLCRQPRRGLERTLDEAGAGKTDRETFLERFRELSERRRE from the coding sequence ATGTTCGGGTCCCGGGCCCGCCGGGAGACGGTGACCTGCATCGCCTGCGGGGAGACCGTGTCACGGTCCGACGCCCGCGAGTACGACAAGTACGGGGACCGGTGGGACCGAACGGACAAGGAGTTCGAGTACGTCTGCAAGGCATGTTTCGGCGACCTCTGTCGCCAGCCCCGACGGGGACTAGAGCGGACGTTAGACGAGGCCGGTGCCGGGAAGACCGACCGGGAGACGTTTCTCGAGCGGTTCCGGGAACTGTCCGAGCGCCGCCGCGAGTGA
- a CDS encoding ABC transporter permease — protein sequence MVGLWTLLHREILRYVRRPRNTFLPPMITNVLYFTVFGVVLGERISGGDPDAFGGAGYVRFILPGLVVLGTISNAFENASFSIFHGRWNEYIHEVLTSPLSHTEMVLAYVSASALRGVVVGCIIWGVGMIFTPVSVANPFYLVAFMLVIPTLFAGFGVIGGLWASDFDYLTVMNQFIIRPLVFFGAVFYPLDALSGIWRQVTLLNPMVYMVNGVRYGVIPQTTDVAPNLSLAVLSGLTVLVVAVDIALVKRGYGLVD from the coding sequence ATGGTCGGCCTCTGGACGCTGCTGCACCGCGAGATCCTCCGGTACGTCCGCCGGCCCCGGAACACGTTCCTGCCGCCGATGATAACTAACGTCTTGTACTTCACCGTCTTCGGCGTCGTGCTCGGCGAGCGCATCAGCGGCGGCGACCCGGACGCCTTCGGCGGCGCGGGCTACGTCCGGTTCATCCTGCCCGGCCTGGTGGTCCTGGGGACCATCTCCAACGCCTTCGAGAACGCCTCCTTCTCGATCTTCCACGGGCGCTGGAACGAGTACATCCACGAGGTGCTGACCTCGCCGCTCTCGCACACGGAAATGGTGCTCGCGTACGTCTCGGCGTCGGCGCTGCGCGGCGTCGTCGTCGGCTGTATCATCTGGGGCGTCGGGATGATCTTCACCCCCGTCTCGGTCGCCAACCCGTTTTACCTCGTGGCGTTCATGCTCGTCATCCCGACGCTCTTTGCGGGCTTTGGCGTCATCGGCGGTCTCTGGGCCAGCGACTTCGACTACCTGACCGTGATGAATCAGTTCATCATCCGCCCGCTGGTGTTCTTCGGGGCCGTCTTCTATCCGCTCGACGCCCTCTCGGGTATCTGGCGACAGGTCACCCTGCTGAACCCGATGGTCTACATGGTCAACGGCGTCCGCTACGGCGTCATCCCCCAGACCACCGACGTGGCGCCGAATCTCTCGCTCGCGGTGCTCTCCGGCCTGACCGTCCTCGTCGTCGCCGTCGACATCGCGCTGGTCAAGCGCGGCTACGGCCTGGTGGACTGA
- a CDS encoding cell division protein SepF: MGLMSKILGGSGSSRKTEDYVELNADAYDLTTAEAERRVRIARISDKQDVIEIKDAVYDGDIVIADIVRHSTTDRTMEHISDELKQVANEVGGDIVQKDDDQLIITPAGVAIARDRLGQ, encoded by the coding sequence ATGGGACTGATGAGCAAGATTCTCGGCGGCTCGGGATCCTCCCGGAAGACCGAGGACTACGTCGAACTGAACGCCGACGCCTACGATCTGACGACCGCCGAGGCCGAACGCCGGGTCCGCATCGCCCGCATCAGCGACAAGCAAGACGTCATCGAAATCAAGGACGCCGTCTACGACGGTGACATCGTCATCGCCGACATCGTCCGCCACTCGACGACCGACCGGACGATGGAACACATCAGCGACGAACTCAAGCAGGTCGCAAACGAGGTGGGCGGCGACATCGTCCAGAAGGACGACGACCAGCTCATCATCACGCCGGCCGGCGTCGCCATCGCCCGCGACCGGCTCGGCCAGTAA
- a CDS encoding lycopene cyclase domain-containing protein produces MPYPLTYLQFHAVFILPVLVGLVLAARYRLASRRVVLTGTLVLAGLAAVYTTPWDRYLILRGAWWYGEGRVALRVADIPLGEYLFFVLQPIVVGLWVGRFPVDTSRPLALPVRTRLAGLGAAALVGLSGLALLGRPGGLYLGLLLAWGAPILAIQWAFGWPFLLDHWRTVAVGTLVPMAYLWVVDTIALALGIWVISKEHTLGLDVPLLGLPIEEATFFLLTSLFVVQGVVLYAWVVDRWQ; encoded by the coding sequence ATGCCGTATCCACTGACGTACCTCCAGTTTCACGCGGTCTTTATCCTGCCTGTGCTGGTCGGGCTGGTGCTGGCCGCTCGCTACCGGCTCGCCAGCCGCCGCGTCGTCCTGACGGGGACGCTCGTGCTCGCCGGCCTGGCCGCCGTCTACACCACGCCGTGGGACCGCTACCTCATCCTCCGTGGCGCCTGGTGGTACGGTGAGGGCCGCGTCGCACTCCGGGTGGCCGACATCCCGCTCGGGGAGTACCTCTTTTTCGTCCTCCAGCCCATCGTCGTCGGGCTGTGGGTCGGGCGCTTCCCCGTCGATACTTCGCGCCCGCTCGCGCTGCCGGTCCGGACGCGGCTGGCGGGCCTGGGAGCAGCCGCCCTCGTCGGCCTGTCGGGGCTCGCGCTGCTGGGTCGTCCCGGCGGGCTGTACCTGGGCCTCCTGCTCGCCTGGGGGGCACCGATTCTGGCCATCCAGTGGGCGTTCGGGTGGCCGTTCCTCCTCGATCACTGGCGGACCGTCGCCGTCGGGACGCTCGTCCCGATGGCCTACCTCTGGGTGGTCGACACCATCGCCCTGGCACTCGGTATCTGGGTCATCTCGAAGGAACACACGCTCGGCCTCGACGTGCCACTGCTGGGCCTGCCCATCGAAGAGGCGACCTTCTTCCTGCTGACGTCCCTGTTTGTCGTCCAGGGCGTCGTCCTCTACGCCTGGGTGGTCGATAGATGGCAGTGA
- a CDS encoding phytoene/squalene synthase family protein yields the protein MQSENITTSRSIQRQTGRTFHLATRLLPKRIRHPTYVMYAFFRVADEIVDQPDGPPPAVQHERLEEFREMALGNREPEDSEAGAVMAAFQELAAEHGIDDDEINVFIDAMEMDIAQARYETFEDLREYMRGSAVAVGNMMTTVMGPDQEAEARPHAAALAEAFQLSNFLRDVREDIHEYGRVYLPQETLERHGVTEDQLAEARVDEAFRAVMQEEVARTDDLYREGVAGIRYLPEDCQFGVLLAAVLYAEHHRLIRSRGYDVLTETPELTRRRRLWLLARTWWHWRRNGDPEATFYAVSAVSERRPSTASTEVASHGQPAWRG from the coding sequence ATGCAATCTGAGAATATCACCACGAGCAGATCGATCCAGCGACAGACCGGTCGGACGTTCCATCTCGCGACGCGGCTCCTGCCAAAGCGCATCCGTCACCCGACGTACGTGATGTATGCCTTCTTCCGCGTCGCAGACGAGATCGTCGACCAGCCGGACGGTCCGCCGCCGGCGGTCCAGCACGAGCGCTTAGAGGAGTTCCGCGAGATGGCGCTGGGCAACCGCGAGCCCGAGGACTCCGAGGCGGGGGCCGTGATGGCCGCCTTCCAGGAGCTCGCGGCGGAACACGGCATCGACGACGACGAGATCAACGTCTTCATCGACGCGATGGAGATGGACATCGCCCAGGCCCGCTACGAGACCTTCGAGGACCTCAGGGAGTACATGCGCGGGTCGGCGGTGGCCGTCGGCAACATGATGACGACGGTGATGGGGCCCGATCAGGAGGCGGAGGCGCGTCCGCACGCGGCGGCCCTCGCCGAGGCGTTCCAGCTCTCGAACTTCCTCCGGGACGTCCGCGAGGACATCCACGAGTACGGGCGGGTCTACCTCCCCCAGGAGACGCTGGAGCGCCACGGCGTGACCGAAGACCAGCTGGCGGAGGCCCGGGTCGACGAGGCGTTCCGGGCGGTCATGCAGGAGGAAGTCGCCCGGACCGACGACCTCTACCGCGAGGGCGTGGCCGGCATCCGCTATCTCCCCGAGGACTGTCAGTTCGGCGTCCTGCTCGCGGCGGTGCTGTACGCCGAACACCACCGGCTCATCCGGTCGCGAGGCTACGACGTCCTGACGGAGACGCCCGAGCTGACCCGGCGTCGTCGTCTCTGGTTGCTCGCCCGGACCTGGTGGCACTGGCGGCGCAACGGCGACCCGGAGGCGACCTTCTACGCCGTCAGCGCCGTCTCCGAACGCCGCCCGAGCACCGCGTCGACGGAAGTCGCCAGCCACGGCCAGCCCGCCTGGCGCGGCTGA
- a CDS encoding PKD domain-containing protein has product MPRTLTACAVLVLCVGGLFVGAAAATNNAPPLADAGLDQTVGPDATVHLDANGSRDPDGAIAGVRWTIETPDGTTTRPDCPTCRETQFQPATTGRYTVTLNVTDDDGATRSDTLFVDVQAGTDPSVTLSGPTTVVRNRSATLTADVDAGDADLSSLAWVLDGRVAQRDSLAGGSATVTLERTYTATGPVPVRAVVYDSAGRRNATTHEVTVYTRAGDTGNGGDGNSDDCHFWSNNCLNDATLKNPATGVEKVVNANGEPGIQVQTVMGKMDVSELVDTSEYQVHGEGLDADVIDAAKSQAILENTEKENEKNDDGDKDSTGDDESSSGGNDDYTSYSAGSSSSNGGSYESESGTTMADVTSSPSDDDSSSDDDSSSDDSGGGWSYGGYGGSTGGSSDTGSSDSGDSSDDSGSNDSGGGGSGFSWGGFSGGSYF; this is encoded by the coding sequence ATGCCCCGGACCCTGACGGCGTGTGCGGTGCTGGTCCTCTGTGTCGGTGGTCTGTTCGTCGGTGCGGCGGCGGCCACGAACAACGCGCCGCCGCTGGCCGACGCGGGCCTCGACCAGACGGTCGGCCCCGACGCGACGGTCCACCTCGACGCCAACGGGTCGCGGGACCCCGACGGCGCCATCGCCGGCGTCCGCTGGACTATCGAGACCCCCGACGGGACGACCACGCGCCCCGACTGCCCGACCTGCCGGGAGACACAGTTCCAGCCCGCGACGACGGGCCGCTACACCGTCACCCTGAACGTCACCGACGACGACGGCGCGACCCGTTCGGACACGCTCTTCGTCGACGTCCAGGCCGGCACCGACCCCTCGGTCACGCTCTCGGGCCCGACCACGGTGGTCCGGAACCGCTCGGCGACGCTCACGGCCGACGTCGACGCCGGCGACGCCGACCTCTCCTCGCTCGCCTGGGTCCTCGACGGCCGGGTCGCACAGCGCGATTCCCTCGCCGGGGGCAGCGCGACGGTCACCCTCGAACGGACGTACACGGCTACCGGGCCGGTCCCGGTACGTGCCGTCGTCTACGACAGCGCCGGTCGGCGTAACGCCACGACCCACGAGGTCACCGTGTACACGCGGGCAGGCGACACGGGCAACGGTGGGGATGGCAACAGCGACGACTGTCACTTCTGGTCGAATAACTGCCTCAACGACGCTACCCTGAAGAACCCCGCCACGGGCGTGGAGAAAGTCGTTAACGCCAACGGTGAACCGGGTATCCAGGTCCAAACCGTCATGGGGAAGATGGACGTCTCCGAACTCGTCGACACGAGTGAATACCAGGTCCACGGGGAGGGGCTGGACGCTGACGTAATCGATGCGGCGAAAAGCCAGGCCATCCTCGAAAATACGGAAAAAGAGAACGAGAAGAATGATGATGGAGACAAGGACTCTACTGGAGATGATGAATCCTCGTCTGGTGGGAATGACGACTATACCAGTTACTCAGCAGGATCGTCCAGTTCAAATGGCGGCTCTTATGAGAGCGAATCCGGAACCACGATGGCTGACGTGACGAGCAGCCCCAGCGATGATGATAGTAGCAGTGACGATGATTCCAGCTCTGACGACAGCGGCGGTGGCTGGTCATACGGTGGTTACGGTGGATCTACTGGTGGTTCCAGCGATACTGGCTCTAGTGACAGTGGTGATTCCTCCGATGATAGTGGTTCCAACGACTCCGGTGGTGGAGGCAGCGGCTTCTCCTGGGGCGGTTTCTCCGGCGGGTCGTACTTCTAA
- a CDS encoding transcription antitermination protein yields the protein MGPADTIETVRETTATELDRLGSDKLLIAVTGATLEPAAVRTAAATRERGLARTLERWGVETSETAVAGTFADAAADAVDRADRLDAEAEGDDALVAHLDTVAETPARVGAGLVAPPLLADRFYLQVVNFFLNEPDRASADRFREIRTGAADLDYPSAALESLSSEEREQAAAAAVDAIEAVYADYAETLEAMGLDPRPVC from the coding sequence ATGGGTCCTGCCGACACCATCGAGACGGTTCGCGAGACGACGGCCACGGAACTCGATCGCCTCGGGTCGGACAAGCTCCTGATCGCCGTGACGGGGGCGACGCTGGAACCGGCCGCGGTCCGGACGGCGGCGGCGACACGCGAGCGCGGCCTCGCCCGGACGCTCGAACGGTGGGGCGTCGAGACGTCCGAGACGGCCGTCGCCGGGACGTTCGCGGACGCGGCGGCCGACGCCGTCGACCGCGCCGACCGGCTCGACGCCGAGGCCGAGGGCGACGACGCGCTGGTCGCGCACCTCGACACCGTCGCGGAGACGCCTGCTCGCGTGGGGGCTGGCCTCGTCGCGCCCCCGCTGCTCGCCGACCGGTTCTACCTGCAGGTGGTCAACTTCTTCCTCAACGAACCCGACAGGGCCAGCGCCGACCGGTTCCGCGAGATCCGCACGGGGGCTGCGGACCTCGACTATCCCAGTGCTGCGCTCGAGTCGCTCTCGTCCGAGGAGCGCGAGCAGGCGGCCGCCGCCGCCGTCGACGCCATCGAGGCGGTCTACGCCGACTACGCCGAGACCCTCGAGGCGATGGGACTCGACCCGAGACCAGTCTGTTGA